TGAATGCTGTCACTCTGTTTGTTTTGCTCTCTGTAATGGAAGCCGGAATGCTATAGTAACCAAAAATTGCATTATTCCAACATTGGTCGAAGATTTTTCCTGAGTTGTCCTTATTTGCCAAAAATTCAAATTGAGAGACCAATTTAGTGAACGAATAGGAAGTTTTGAGGATCGGATCCTTTGCTTTCTAAGAAGTAAGAAGATATCTCCATTCGCTCCAGTTTTCCAACATTTATGACATCGATTATTTGTGTACCATCCTTTTCTATTTGAGTCTCGTTATATTTTGGAATATGGCATTTGGATAGTCTTAGTTGTGAGAAGACTTTTGGTGAGACTCTTTACGCAGGACATTGGGTTGGATGAATTTAGACGAAAGGCTTATGTTGCAATAGTTAAAGCTTAATAACTCTATTATGTTGCAATGATCTCCACAAGAGAGCTTTTGCATTGAGGAAAGTGGGAAGATTTTCTTTCATGCTACTATAGGATCCTCATCATATGGTTTTTCATTACATGAGGATATATGATTTCTTCTCATTCTTTACACCTCCCTCGCAAACTGACTCTAGGTTTGTACCATAGTGATGTACTAGTCTAATCCCATGAAACAATTATCTAATGTTGATTTCATAATGTCCACACCTCACATCACATGTAGTTGATTTTTAGCCTCCAAAAGAGATAAAAATCTTTATCACATTGTGAGTCTTCGGACTCAAGGGGAGCCcacttttattcttttttacaTTATTGTTCAGGCCATCCCAAAGGAAGTCAACTAATTGTGTATTAAGTTGGCCTAATTTCAGAATATATTTGTCTTTTTCCCTTTCCTGTACATTGTTTAAGACCTTCTGATATAAGACTTTGCACTTAGAAGTGCTCTGCTACTATTGGAATCTTATGTAGCTCTTTAAAGATTTATAAAGCTATTAAAGAAATAAATGCATTTATACTTCAAATAACATAGCAGGGTTATTAATTCTTGTCTAAATGGAAGGCTTAATTGCGAGCAAAATCACCTATTTGACCATTGTTGCAAGTCAATTATGTCCTTACTTCTTAAAGTTGTagcaattttattaattttatttattgttttgaaATTTGATACACAACACTAATTTTTGGCAATATTTGGATGACATGGTAGCTGGATTTAAGATTGGGTTACTTAACCTTGTCCCTTATTAAGATTGGGTTACGTAACCTCCATGTAATGTCTCTGCATTTCTTCGATAAGAGTTTTCAAAAGTTGCGTGGAGTGTCGGATGCGGAGTTACTGCCTTTTTGGGAAGTTTGTTTCCATCTTTGTCTTCAAAAGTTTAAACTAGAATTTCATTAGTTGCATATTGATTTTTACAGTTTAAACTTTAAACTGTAAATATGAGATTagctttttaaatttatgttagGTCTCTTAACAGCTGATTCTTCTCAAGCATCATCATGACACTGGCTGGAAAACACATCATAATTCCTGCTTTCATGTAGATAAAATACTCAgtaaaagcaaataattaaataacaaattcaCCATAagatgcaatttttattttgtaattaatcCCAAATCAAACTAAACTGGTCTTTGGTATGGTTTAAAGGTCAAACAAATTACGCAGCAAGTGAGGGAAACAGCAAATTTTGTGGTATCATCAAGTATATACATACActaaataaaattatgtttgGATATTTTCCTTATTATCCTGAAAAATGAAATTGCAGTTGAATGTCTGAATAATATCTGATCAATTAGTGACTGATAATATCTCCTTAGATTTGTCAAATATATGTGCCATTCACAGCATATTTCATGTGCAACCAACAATCCAAATATCCTCATGAGCTCATCAGTTTCCTGTTTTGAGTTTCTCGAAGTGATTTGCAAGATGTATTTTAAGAGGTTTTAGATGCCAATATCTAGTGATGTTTTTTCTTTACCTAATTAattctattaataaaaattataaagttcTGCTTGGCAGTACTGTCATTGGGAGGCCAATCCAGTGAGTCCAATGTTGAGAGAACCAGAAACTTGGATGATCATGTTGCAACCTCAAACCAAAATAATGATCAGTGTGAGTTATGCAGCGGGAAAAATGATATTTGCGCTCATGAGGTTCTTCGAGATGGTGAATCCGGTTCCGGCTGCACTCCTGCTTCACATAAGATGATGAGAAAGGTTCGCTACTACCTGAGTTTTGTGAGAAGTTAGATTCCTATTCGccaatatattttgaaaaattagtgCTTTAATTGCTTTATGAAAGACATAGATTCAGAATATCTACCAAACCAGTATTGCACAGAAATTCatcataaaaaagaaagagagaaagtaACGTTAAGTAAATAACAGATAGTCAGAAATCAAAGTGAAGCATACCTGATATTTATGCATCTGTCCTCTCTAGAGTTATTGCAAGCCATTTCTCATGAGGTGAAAGTACATAAACAggtatatattaaaaatttccTTTATTTTGTTATGGCTTCTTGGCTCTAGACATCATGGTTCTTTTTTGCTGAAGTACTCAAAGTCAGCTTTGTGTAAATTTATGCAGACTCATTTTCTGTGTTAGTCATATCTCACTTTTCAAAAAGTAATTGCAATTTAACTTGATGGTTTGGCTTGTGGTGACAGGCATCGTTTAAGCTATCATGGTACTGCAAGGGTGAAAAATCTGATCGCCACAAACATGATGTTGTGTCTTTTGAGAAGGGTAATATAACAACTGCAGAGCGCAGCAGTAAACAGGTATAGCTGCTGTCATGCAACTTGATTTGCGATTCCACAAACTTTCCTGTTTAGAATGTAATTTTGTGCTTGGGTATCAATTTTAAGTATAATAAGACcacaatttttatatttttcatttcagATTTCCTTGAAGTGGGAATCACCTCCACAGACTGTGCTTATGTTAACAAAACCAAATTCTACATCTGTCAAAATCCTATGTTCTGAAATTGTCAGGTAGGATTCCTTAAATATGTCTTTGTTTTCATACTTGTTTCACTCATTCGTATTCAATCACATGGTGCATCTGTTCATATGATTCTGTCTGGGATTGGACCCATCTGAGGTACATAAGTTTCCCGTGCTTAAAATTTATGTTGGCTAGAACCATTTTCTTCAGATAAATATCAAACTCATCCGAGCTTCATCAGTAATAAATCTGAGAAGTTCATATGCAAAATCATTCCCACAATACCCATTCCCCATAATATTAAACTGCAAATTCTCCTGTCTGGTTCTTTTTCTTTGGTTTAGTCTCCTAATCATCATGAATGGATGCTTTTGCCAAGATTTTATGGATCATTTCTATATCTGACTTAATTTTGGGTTGGAGAGTTTTCTCTAACATTTAGATGCCCCCCTCCTCCCTCCTTTTCTTCTTTTACTTCTTTGTAATTGTCTATAACATGCATCTCTATATTGTTGAATGGCTGTTTCAGTAGTAGTTAAAGCAATGGAATGTGATACATTCTTGAACATTTACTATGCTAATAAGtgatgaatattttaaaaattggagAATCCTTTGCCTCTGTTTGCAGATGGTTGAAAGAGCAGAAAAATTTGACAATATTTGTGGAACCACGAGTGAAGTCCGAGCTTCTGACAGAATCGCCATACTACAGCTTTGTACAAACCTGGCTAGATGGTAAGCTAATTTCCCTTTTATTGTAGGAACCAGATATATTTTGATTCCCTTTATAACAGTAACTCCATTGGCGCTCAGTCTACATTCTAACAGAATTCTTATTCAGCTACTGTCATGTAAAATGCTTAACTTCCTCAGTTGATATTATAacttctcctcctcatccagCACATGCTGTTTTTTTGTCCACTGTGAAGTACAGAGTACATTTAAAACGGTCAATCCTgtttatataatattaaaactaATTTTAATTGGCATTAGGATCCAAGGTTCGTCTGTGTAGCTAAACTAGAAAGGATGAGGTGGTCTTTATTAGTGAATACAAAAGTAGTTTTTGTCCCCTTTTTGGTGTATATAACTTCAAATTCCAACTTTATTCCTTTTTGAGTTAGTTAATGATCTATAGTAATTATGGGAAGTTATATATTTCTGCGCACATATGATAAATTGAGCAATACATTCGTTTGCAATTTGTTGGCGAACTGTTATCAACAAGTTGTCCAGCTGGTGACCCTTCTGCTTAGTTCATGATCCAAAAACTGGACCAATCCTGGCATTGTCTAACTGCAATCCCTTGTTCTGACATAATAATTTTATAGTTTCTGTTGTTTTCCAGAAAAGTTTAATATATATCTGAGGTTACTGTTCCTTTGCTTTCATTTTTCCGGGGGATAATGCATGAGATCAATTTCTGCGTGCAAGCTGTGTTTCGTCCATAGTACTTCAAATATGATAAATGGTGGCAATATCTGTTCTCTCCTAATTATGTTCTAAATGATCTGCTTCCACAGATAAAGATGTTCAGACACTGCATACAAAAATTGATCTCATTGTAACGCTTGGTGGAGATGGAACCGTCCTATGGGTATGTATCTTCTTATTGTCCAACGAATATAATTGATCTGTATTAATACAGTAGCCAGCCCCCTAAAAAGAAATATTATTTGGCCAAGTATCAGTAAAGAAGAAAAGCAGGCACAGATTGATAGGAATTATACAACTCAATTTCAGTATGTCAATTGTTAATGCATTGAGATCTTGTATTCCTTTTTAGGAGGAGTTAGCTGAAAAATATTGGCTTCATTCTTCACTCTTTCATTGCATGATCCATTACTCGTCGCCTTTTTAGTATGGTTTTGAGGATTTTATTATGATACTCATTGCCGCTTTAGTAATCATGATGAAGAAATTCTCTCATTTATGCAGGCTGCTTCTATGTTTAAAGGTCCGGTTCCTCCCATTGTGCCATTTTCTTTAGGCTCTCTGGGTTTCATGACCCCTTTCCGTATCCTTTAGTTTCCTTGAAGGATTCCTTATTTCAATTTCTTAGCTTTGTTCACTTGCAAGGTAACAAATTAGTATCTTACGGAAAAGCTTTGGCATATCTATCAGTTTATCCATAACAAAATAATCAGATAGTGAACATTATCGCGAATATCTTTCATCAATCATTCGCGGTCCTTTTAGTATCACATTAAGGCATCGATTGCAGTGTCATATCATCAGAGATGAGGCCAAAAGTGATAACGAGAATGAAGGGCCTATGCTAGTCCTGAATGAAGTAACAATTGATCGTGGAATTTCTTCATTCCTGACAAATTTAGAATGTTACTGTGACAACTCTTTTGTGACCTGTGTACAAGGTGATGGTCTGATTTTGTCTACGACATCTGGGAGTACAGCATATTCCCTTGCTGCCGGAGGATCTATGGTCCATCCACAGGTATGCTTCACTTGATTTGTATTTCAATCCATAATTGTATATCAAAAGAAAAATTACCTGAAAAATGTTGTTTAACATTAAGCACAGATAACAGAAGATTGAAATTACTTATGTTCGTAGTTAATCTTTATTTAGcttaataatttgtttttccCCTTCAATTCACATTGCAGAGTAAAGTTCACAAAAATTAAACctgtaaaaaataataattgtagGACCGAACCGGTGACCTCTTGATCTGCAGTCAAATGCTCTACCACTGAGCTATGGACCCACTGACTGATAAATTTGGTCATAGGCTCATAATATTAACTAAAACAGAACTTAAGGGTTAACTGATGAAATAGGCTAATATTGACAATATAGGTGATGCCTTTGATTAAATCATTGGTTCCCAATCAATGATATGTTGATTGCTAGGATAACAATCCAAAATCACTAGTTTTTAACTCTCTATATTCTTCTCTTTTTGCTGGTTCATACTTGTGTAGAATGAGACTCGGAGACAAGTATTTCACACTTGACGACGCATAATATAGTCGGAAACCCTTCTTTCCTTGAGTTTTGTGCTGTCTAATAACACACTATGGTTTCGATCGATAGCATGAGATTTGACTTAAATCTATCTTTAGTACAGAaacatttatcattttcaaCATATCTCAGTCGTTATCATATTTGTGTATCATTATCATCTCTGTTTGGAATAATCATGCATGATCCCTCTCAAGCTCCCTCAACTTTGTATCTAAAACCAACATAATTCCATACCAGTAAATGATTTGTCAATATTTACAGGTTCCTGGAATATTGTTTACACCTATCTGCCCTCATTCTCTATCATTTCGGCCTCTGATATTGCCTGAATACGTGATGCTAAGAGTAGTGGTGCCCTTCAACAGCAGAAGCCAAGCATGGGTGTCATTTGATGGCAAGGACAGGAAACAATTAGCCCCCGGAGACGCACTTGTGTGCAGCATGGCCCCTTGGCCGGTTCCCACTGCGTGTCAAGTTGACTCAACCAGTGATTTTTTGCGCAGCATCCACGATGGTCTTCATTGGAATTTGAGGAAGACTCAGGCCTTTGATGGCCCTCGCGATCCTTGACTGTGCGGTATTGAGGAAGAGATATCCACACTCTTATTTACTAGTTGTGCTAAATTTGTAAAATTGAAATGCacctatttttattatatacatCCCGTGACAATAAGGAAGAATTGGCAGAGTGAATCGACAACACTATTTCATACTCAGATTAGATTATATAGTCCATTTCTGCAATATCGATTACCGCATAACGTAGGGCAAGAATTCTCAACCACTCTCAGTCTCCCTATCTTTCTcggctttttttttcttcttttcgcTGAATATAGGATTTAGGTTCCCGTTTTGGTAAAAACGACGTATAGGTGAAACTCGGCTTTTAAGCTGAATTTACATATAGCAGCTTTAGTCTCGCATACGAGAAGTGTGGCTTTAAATTCGAGTTAAGTTAATATCTCActtcaaattttatatatttagaaacaattgttgaaaaattaattgataaaattgatacatagtagtattaaaaagaTGAAAATACAATTGACTGTGATACATTTGTACATACAGTATATCGGTTGGAACTTTATTGGCAAGGGTTTACTTAAAAGGCTGGTCTGCTTAAACTTTTTGCACTATACGCATACACACAGCATATGGAAAGGCTATAAATACAGCAAAGGGAGGAGAATATAAATGTAAAGCGAAACAAAATAGACTTTCACCAACGAATTTAGGTAAAAATAAATAGCATACTGCtttattcaaaacaaaattcATCTTAAAAAATCTACGCACATCATGAGAAAGCAgcaaaaatttaaacaaaaatgtctcATGCGCTGCTGCTTCAGCTATAACCTAATCGTCTTACGACACATCCCTACAATTTCTGCAATTGCACTTTTCCATGGTAACTTACTTcgacaacaattttttttaatcattttccaACTAATATATCCCTCTTTTCAAACAGGGAAAGAAGACGGGGATGTAGAAAACGTCACAAAAAATGCTCATTTGCTGTCTGTGAAATCAGCATCGATAACATCGCCATCGGGTCCCTTGTCTGAAGATTCTGAGGGGGTAGCTCCTGCACCAGGCGTTGGGCCAGCACCAGGTTGATTATATAGTGACTGGCCAATCTGCATGACTTCCTGATTTAGTGCAGTCATGGCATCCTTCATTGTTTGGGTCGAACCTCCTGAGATTGCATCCTTGAGTTCTCCAAGTTTCGCCTCGACCTTCTCTTTTACAGGCGCAGGAATTTTGTCACCAAGTTCCTTCAACTGCTTCTCCGTTTGGTAAACCACCGAATCAGCCTGGTTCTTAGTATCTATGGCGTCTCTCTTCTCCTTGTCTTCCTTGGCAAATTTTTCAGCTTCACTAACCATTCTCTCCACCTGGATTCATACAAAAGAATGTTAATTTAAGCAAATACAGGTAAAAATAACAGAGACAAGTAGAACAGGCTGTATAGTTTAGGCATGCAAGTAGTTTTTCTGAAGAACTTTATTTAGTTAAGAAATCATTAGGAAAACTCACCTCGTCACCAGGCAACGTACTAGCACCAGTAATAGTGATATCTTGCTTCTTCCCGGTTCCCTTATCAATGGCAGTAACTGAGAGGATTCCATTTGCATCAATATCAAACTTCACCTCAATTTGGGGAACACCACGGGGAGCAGGTGGGATTCCATCAAGGCGGAAGCTGCCTACAGATTTGTTGTCCCTGACAAACTCTCTTTCACCTTGAAGGACATTGATTTCAACACTGGTCTGACCATCAGCAGCTGTTGAGAAAACTTCTGATTTTGATGTAGGCAATGTTGTATTTCGCGGAATAATCTTTGTCATCACTCCACCAAGTGTTTCCAGCCCCAGAGATAGAGGTGTTACATCCAAAAGGACAATGTCGCTCACATCTCCCGCCAATACACCAGCCTAAGCAAATAGAGTTAGCTAAAAAAAGAGGGCAGATGACATAAGTTGATCACATGTCACAGAGAAAATAGGATAAAGCTACCTGAACAGCAGCTCCAAGGGCAACAACTTCATCAGGATTGACAGTAACATTTGGGTCTTTTGAAGTCAATTTCTTAACAAGCTCCTGAACAGCAGGAATACGTGTGGAACCACCCACCAGGATAACCTCATCCAGATCACTGAAGGAAAGCTTTGCATCCCTCAGAGAATTTTGAACAGGGGTTTTTAGTCTGAAAAAGGACATCATTACTCCACATGATGCTAGTAGAAGTATATAATATAATTGCAATTGTGTTCTAATTAACTTATGCACCAAGCTCACCTGTCAAGTAAATCCgagcataattcctcaaacttAAGTCGTGTAAGGGTCGTCTCAATATGTTTAGGGCCATCTGCAGTGGCAGTAATGAAAGGCAAACTGGCAAAAACAATGAAATAGATGAGCATGTACATATTCAAAAAGTAGCAAAAAGTATTGGAAAAGATATGAACATGCCTAATGTTAGTTTGAGTCAAAGATGAGAGTTCCATTTTGGCTTTCTCTGCAGTCTCAG
This genomic interval from Salvia splendens isolate huo1 chromosome 13, SspV2, whole genome shotgun sequence contains the following:
- the LOC121762669 gene encoding stromal 70 kDa heat shock-related protein, chloroplastic-like; amino-acid sequence: MASSAAQIHALGAAAHFTASNSTKNNPNRTVFLGAKLNTTSIPSGLKLRSKHRSARRGSTFRVVAEKVVGIDLGTTNSAVAAMEGGKPTIVTNAEGQRTTPSVVAYTKNSDRLVGQIAKRQAVVNPENTFFSVKRFIGRKMSEVDDESKQVSYNVVRDENGNVKLDCPAIGKQFAAEEISAQVLRKLVDDASKFLNDKVTKAVVTVPAYFNDSQRTATKDAGRIAGLDVLRIINEPTAASLAYGFEKKSNETILVFDLGGGTFDVSVLEVGDGVFEVLSTSGDTHLGGDDFDKRIVDWLAASFKNDEGIDLLKDKQALQRLTETAEKAKMELSSLTQTNISLPFITATADGPKHIETTLTRLKFEELCSDLLDRLKTPVQNSLRDAKLSFSDLDEVILVGGSTRIPAVQELVKKLTSKDPNVTVNPDEVVALGAAVQAGVLAGDVSDIVLLDVTPLSLGLETLGGVMTKIIPRNTTLPTSKSEVFSTAADGQTSVEINVLQGEREFVRDNKSVGSFRLDGIPPAPRGVPQIEVKFDIDANGILSVTAIDKGTGKKQDITITGASTLPGDEVERMVSEAEKFAKEDKEKRDAIDTKNQADSVVYQTEKQLKELGDKIPAPVKEKVEAKLGELKDAISGGSTQTMKDAMTALNQEVMQIGQSLYNQPGAGPTPGAGATPSESSDKGPDGDVIDADFTDSK
- the LOC121763098 gene encoding NAD(H) kinase 1-like; its protein translation is MHNNNNIHSEMSPSNSRGNGIVSPAENGCLDSKSIEELIQQPPLQGIEDNLVEFSEALRTVAKALRRVTEGKASAQAEAAEWKRKFELATAHNLQLEKKVLSLGGQSSESNVERTRNLDDHVATSNQNNDQCELCSGKNDICAHEVLRDGESGSGCTPASHKMMRKASFKLSWYCKGEKSDRHKHDVVSFEKGNITTAERSSKQISLKWESPPQTVLMLTKPNSTSVKILCSEIVRWLKEQKNLTIFVEPRVKSELLTESPYYSFVQTWLDDKDVQTLHTKIDLIVTLGGDGTVLWAASMFKGPVPPIVPFSLGSLGFMTPFHSEHYREYLSSIIRGPFSITLRHRLQCHIIRDEAKSDNENEGPMLVLNEVTIDRGISSFLTNLECYCDNSFVTCVQGDGLILSTTSGSTAYSLAAGGSMVHPQVPGILFTPICPHSLSFRPLILPEYVMLRVVVPFNSRSQAWVSFDGKDRKQLAPGDALVCSMAPWPVPTACQVDSTSDFLRSIHDGLHWNLRKTQAFDGPRDP